One part of the Anopheles coustani chromosome 2, idAnoCousDA_361_x.2, whole genome shotgun sequence genome encodes these proteins:
- the LOC131265847 gene encoding peritrophin-1-like, which produces MKAIIFFVLLCAVVTAHAAERTCPERDDIFNPVHIPHETECTKFYKCLNGEKIEMDCPENLHWNIEQDYCDYPDVANCVRPIIHHSFVQY; this is translated from the exons ATGAAAG CtattattttcttcgttttgctGTGTGCAGTAGTAACGGCCCATGCGGCGGAAAGAACATGCCCAGAGAGAGATGATATTTTCAATCCAGTGCACATTCCGCACGAAACCGAGTGTACCAAATTCTACAAGTGCTTGAACGGTGAAAAAATCGAAATGGATTGCCCCGAAAACTTGCACTGGAACATTGAGCAGGACTACTGCGACTATCCGGATGTAGCTAACTGTGTACGTCCGATAATACACCATTCATTTGTGCAATATTAG